The following proteins are co-located in the Acanthochromis polyacanthus isolate Apoly-LR-REF ecotype Palm Island chromosome 7, KAUST_Apoly_ChrSc, whole genome shotgun sequence genome:
- the glt1d1 gene encoding glycosyltransferase 1 domain-containing protein 1, translated as MKLLFLACLSPKTGNHTTAERIRSYIESAGHTCELRDAGEFQSPADVANLVSQNPPFEGALAIHLFRAGRLLLDIQVPFGVIFGGTDINEDVKVEQKRVVMEQVLLKARFAVAFTDKLKEEAALSLVSQNSKIYVQPQGIKTEVTEKFCWTEFLRSSGVESERVDELRVFLLVCGLRRVKDPLYLVEVFSEWHCKDLLNILVIIGPKIDPVLTAEVEAVIKRTAGVFLAQERSQQELHAAMERCTAVVNSSVSEGMSAAILEAMDLGVPVLARDIPGNAAVVQHEATGLLYSSPQEFVHQSQRLLSDRELRERVVRNGKCYVEEHHSLKQEKETYQRLVDTLHGV; from the exons ATGAAATTGCTCTTTCTTGCCTGTCTCAGCCCTAAAACTGGGAACCATACTACAGCTGAGAGAATAAG GTCCTACATTGAATCAGCAGGACACACCTGTGAGCTCAGAGATGCAGGAGAATTTCAGTCTCCTGCTGATGTGGCGAATCTAGTGTCTCAAAATCCTCCGTTTGAAGGTGCACTGGCCATTCATCTGTTCAGAGCAGGCAGACTTCTCCTGG ACATCCAAGTACCCTTTGGCGTTATCTTTGGCGGAACAGACATAAATGAAGATGTGAAAGTTGAGCAGAAGCGTGTGGTTATGGAGCAGGTGCTACTGAAAGCCAG GTTCGCTGTTGCATTTACTGACAAACTGAAAGAAGAAGCAGCATTATCTCTG GTGTCCCAGAACAGTAAAATCTATGTCCAGCCCCAAG GTATCAAGACAGAAGTGACTGAGAAATTCTGCTGGACTGAATTCTTGAGGAGCTCAG GTGTCGAGAGTGAGCGTGTGGATGAGCTGCGTGTCTTCCTATTGGTCTGTGGCCTCAGAAGAGTTAAGGACCCCCTCTATTTGGTGGAGGTGTTTTCAG agTGGCATTGTAAGGATCTGCTGAATATTTTGGTCATTATTGGGCCAAAG ATTGATCCTGTGCTTACTGCCGAAGTAGAAGCTGTTATCAAAAG AACAGCAGGGGTTTTCTTAGCCCAGGAGAGGAGCCAACAGGAGCTCCATGCTGCCATGGAAAGGTGCACCGCTGTGGTCAACAGCTCTGTCTCTGAGGGCATGTCAGCTGCCATCTTAGAG GCCATGGATCTCGGGGTACCCGTGTTGGCCAGGGACATTCCAGGAAATGCAGCTGTGGTGCAGCATGAGGCCACTGGCCTGCTGTACTCTTCACCTCAG GAATTTGTGCATCAATCTCAGAGGCTGTTGTCAGATCGTgagctgagagagagagtggtGAGGAATGGAAAATGCTACGTGGAAGAGCATCACAGCCTGAAACAGGAGAAAGAAACCTACCAGCGACTCGTGGACACTCTACACGGAGTGTAA